CCCTATGTATTTGAAGGGAGTGATTCTATCACAAGTCGGGGGACTTGTACCGACTTTAACTTAATCTACAACGACCATTATCAGGGACAGATGATTGCCATCTCGAATGGGCAAGAGCTTAGCCGAGATGACGAAATTCAATTTATCTATGCTTTAGAGGATCTGACTGTGACGGGAACAAACCTGCCAGCGCTTAACCTAGAGGCAGAGCAGCTTCTGATAGTGGAAAAAGAGACTCAGGAAACTGAGCTGCATATAATGTTTTCGAGTAACCAGCCAAAGGGGACACCCCTTGCTATTTGGGCTGGTTTGACCCACATCCCTACTAAGTAAAGATACCATGATGCCTTGTCACCAGTCTATCTTTACTTGGAAAGGATCCCATATCTCTAAAGGAGAAACATTATTATGGATGCAACTAAACTCACTGTACAAGAACAAGAACAGGAAAAAGCGAAATTCAGCTTTTCCGGTGCAACTCTCTACGGTATCAATGCCGTTATCGGTTCAGGGATTTTCCTCCTACCGCAAAAGATTTATAAAGGACTTGGTCCTGCCTCTCTAGCTGTCATGCTTGGAACCGCCCTTCTCGTTATTCTCTTAGCCGTCTGCTTGGCAGAAACTGCTGGTTATTTTAATAAAAACGGCGGAGCTTTCCAATATTCCAAAGCGGCCTTTGGAGACTTCATTGGATTTAACGTTGGTTTCCTAGGCTGGGTCGTAACTGGTATTGCCTGGTCAGCTATGGCTGCTGGTTTTGCCCGACTCTTTGTCATTACCTTCCCAGCTTTCACTCCTTACGAGCGTTTGCTTAGTATCGCTTTGATTATCTTGCTCAGCTTAATGAACATTGCTGGTTTGAAGACCTCAAAAATTTTCACACTCACTGCAACTGTAGCTAAGTTAATCCCAATCATTGCCTTTGCAGCATGTGCTATCTTCTTTATCAAAGGCGGAGTAGATAAAGGAAATTTCACTCCTTTCCTACAGCTTGAACCTGGAACCAATGTCATGACTGCCATTGCCAACACAGCTGTCTATATCTTCTACGGCTTCATTGGATTTGAAACTATGTCTATCGTTGCCGGTGAAATGCGCAACCCAGAAAAGAATGTGCCTCGGGCTATCTTGGGCTCTATCAGTATTGTATCTGTTCTATATATGTTGATTATCGCTGGAACCATCGCTATGCTGGGTAGCCGTATCTTGCAAACAGATGCTTCTGTACAAGATGCTTTTGTCGAAATGATCGGCCCTGCAGGCGCTTGGATTGTTTCTATCGGTGCCCTCATCTCTATCGCAGGTCTTAATATCGGGGAATCCATCATGGTACCGCGTTTTGGAGCAGCTATCGCAGAAGAAGGCTTGCTGCCTAAGAAAATTGCAGAAACCAATGCTAAAAACGCTCCTGTAGTTGCTATCTTAATCTCTGGAGCATTCTCAATCGCTCTGCTCTTCTCTGGAAAATTTGAAGAATTGGCTACCCTCAGCGTGGTCTTCCGTTTCTTCCAATACATCCCAACTGCCTTGGCGGTCTTGAAACTCAGAAAAATGTATCCAGAAAAGAAGGTTGTCTTCCGCGTACCATTCGGCCCTGTCATCCCTATCCTAGCTGTTGTTGTCAGCCTGGTTATGATTGTAGCTGATAATCCGATGAACGTCGTTTATGGTGTCATTGGAGCCGCTGTTGCCAGCTTAGTATACTTCTTTATGCACGGCCGAAAAAAGGTTCCTACTAACCCTGACTAACTCTAAGCATTATATCCCATCATGGAGGATTTTACATGTCAAAATTGATTCACTTAGACGGAAACAGTCTAACACTTGAAGATGTTATCGCAGTGGCTCGTCATGGAGCCACCTGCGAAATTGTCCAAGAAGCAAAGAAAGCTGTAGAAGCTTCCCGCAAAATCGTAGATGATATCGTCCGCGAAAAACGGGTAGTCTACGGTGTTACAACTGGATTTGGCTCTCTCTGCAATGTCAGCATCTCACCAGAAGATACGACCCAGCTGCAAGAAAACCTAATCCGTACGCACTCCTCAGGCTATGGCGATCCCCTGCCAGAAGATGCAGTCCGTGCTATCATGTTAATTCGGATTAATTCCTTGGTCAAGGGCTATTCTGGTATTCGTTTGTCCACTGTCGAAAAGCTCTTGGAATTGCTCAATAAAGGCGTTGTGCCTTATATTCCAGAAAAAGGCTCTCTGGGAGCTTCTGGTGACTTGGCACCGCTAGCTCACATGGTTCTGCCTATGCTAGGACTGGGCCGCGCTTACTATCAAGGTGAATTGCTCTCTGGACAAGAAGCTTTGGACAAGGCCGGTATCGAGAAAATTGCTCTAGCAGCTAAGGAAGGGTTGGCGCTGATTAACGGTACGACTGTCCTGACAGGTATCGGAGCCTTGGCTACCTACGATGCCATCCAGCTGCTTAAACTGTCAGATGTCGCTGGCGCTCTTTCCATGGAAGTCCATAATGGTATTACCAGTCCATTTGAAGAAGACTTACACACCATTCGACCTCAGAGCGGTCAGCTAGCTACAGCCCGCAATATCCGCAACCTTCTGGAAGGCAGTGGCAACACAACCGTAGCCACTCAACAACGGGTCCAAGACCCTTACACCCTGCGTTGTATTCCTCAGATTCATGGTGCCAGCAAGGACTCTATCGCTTATGTCAAGACTAAGGTTGAGATTGAAATCAACTCTGTTACAGACAACCCTATCATTACTAAGGAAGGCCATGTTATCTCAGGCGGTAACTTCCACGGTGAACCAATGGCTCAGCCATTCGACTTCCTAGGCATCGCTATTTCTGAAATCGGTAATGTATCCGAGCGTCGCGTGGAACGTCTGGTCAACAGCCAACTGAGCAAGCTCCCATCCTTCTTGGTCAAACACCCAGGACTCAACTCTGGCTTTATGATTACCCAGTACGCTTGTGCTTCGCTTGCTTCTGAGAACAAGGTCTTGTCTCATCCAGCCAGCGTAGACTCTATCCCATCTTGTGAAAACCAAGAAGACTTTGTCAGCATGGGAACTACTGCAGCACGTAAGGCAGCTGAAATTCTCAAGAATTCTCGCCGCATCGTGGCAACAGAAATCATGGCAGCCTGCCAAGCTCTGGATCTGAAACCAGAAAACCATGAACTTGGTAAAGGAACCAAGCCAGCCTACGACCTCTTCCGTCAGCATGTCCGCTTTATCGAGTTTGACAAGGACATCGAAATCTATGAAGAGCTCAACAAAGCTTCTGAGCTGATTGAAAACGAAGAATTCCTAGCAGCCGTTGAAAAGGCTGTAGACTTGAGCATTCAGTTCTAAAGCTGATGACTCTGTAAAAAAGCTAACCTAAGAAGCCCGCTCTCGTTCAGCTGGGCTTCTTTTCCCGCCAAAAGTCATTGACAGGCTTGGTGGAAACTCTTATAATAAAGTCGCAAGTATCGTTATGGAAAAGGATAAAATCATGTTAGAAGATTACTATCAGCTAGATAACAGCTACTATCATAAGAGACTGGATGATGATTTATATGCTGCCAAGTGGGGCATGGTTATTGAGTTTTTGGACTTAAATGACCCTAACTTAAGGCCCTTTGATGGCGTCAACTTTGCTTTGATTGGCTTCAAGAGTGACAAAGGGGTTTATATCAACCACGGCCGAGTGGGGGCTGTCGAAGGACCACAAGCTATCCGAACTCAGCTAGCCAAGCTTCCTTGGCATCTTGGTAGAAACGTCCGCGTCTTTGATGTTGGCGATATTGACGGGCCTAACCGCTCTCTGGAGCAGCTGCAGCAAAGCTTGGCTCGGGCAGTCAAACGCCTGCGAGAGCTCAATCTCCGGCCCATTGTCCTAGGTGGCGGCCACGAAACAGCCTACGGCCACTATCTGGGCCTCAAGTCGTCACTAGGACCTGACCAAGACTTGGCCGTTATCAATATGGATGCCCACTTTGATTTGCGGCCCTATGACCAGACTGGTCCTAACTCCGGTACCGGTTTTCGCCAGATGTTCGATGACACTCTAGCTCAGAAGCAGGCCTTTAACTACCTTATCCTAGGGATTCAGGAGCATAATAACAATCTCTTTCTCTTTGACTTTGTGGCAAAATCCAAGGCTATCCAATTTCTGACTGGTATGGATATTTACCAAATGGGTTACAAGGAAGTCTGTAAGGTGGTCGATACCTTTTTGGCCGACAAGGAGCAGGTCTATTTGACCATTGATATTGACTGCTTTGCAGCTGGTGCCGCTCCTGGTGTCAGTGCCATTCAGTCGCTCGGTGTGGATCCCAATCTAGCGGTTCTGGTCTTCCAGCACATTGCTGCCTCAGGCAAACTGATCGGCTTTGATATCGTCGAAGTCTCTCCACCTCACGATATAGACAACCATACGGCTAATCTGGCAGCCAGCTTTGTCTTTTACCTGACCCAAGTCTGGGCACAAGCACATGATTGATAGATTTTTGGCTATTTTAAATATTAAAAAGAGGATGAAGATAGCTTTCATCCTCTCTTATTTTTTGTTCAAGCCCTGACGCAAGTTTTCCAATTCCTTTAGCTGGTGCCGGTCTCGGTAGGGATTGAGCTGGCTTTTGGCTGTTTCATAGTAGGTCTCAAAGTCCTGATCTAGCAAGTCTTCAAAGTCTGCTTCCTGCAAGCTGCCAGTCAGCAGGCGATACTTAACCACAGCCATCAGATAGTAGATCAGCCCCTTGTCCCGCGGATTGCCATAGCGACTAATGAGGCTATCCTTTTTCCTCAGAAGATCAAGCACAGGCAGATAATCTCTCTTCTCACAGCCAATCAAGGCCAAATACACTTCCAACTGGGTCTCTTTCCAAGGGAAGCTGAGAGATTTCAAAGCTGTTTTAGCTTTGAGGAAAATTCGCTCCGCCTGCTCATAATCTTTCAGCTGATAATAGGTCATACCCAAGCCGATGTAGAAAGCAAAAATCGAAGGCTCTGCTGTTTTATTTTCCGTCAGCTTAATGGCCTCCTTCTGATGGGTCAGCGCAGTCGTGAAATTTCCGCGAATCTGCTCAATCTCTGCCAGATAGTCTAGAGCCGCCGCAATCTGAATCGAGTACTTGGAACGCAGCGAAGCCGTCAAGCTGAAACAATCAATAGACTGGTAGAGATGGTGAAGCGACTGCTCCTCATCCCCAATCATGAGATGATAGAGCCCCTTGAGCCGGAGATTGATAGCAATGGCCTCGTGATTGTTGGCCTGAACCGAAGCATCCAGAGCCAGCTCCGTATAGTAACGCATCTCCGGGATATTCTCCGTCTGGATGCAGTAGTAAATCATCTGCCGATAGCCTTCTAGGAGAAAATCCATCTGCTGCAGCTCCTTGGCCGAAATAATCACCTGCTGGATATTGTCCATCCCCTGCTGGTAATTCCCCGTCCGAATGGCATAGCGTCCTTCTAGATAGAGAAAGCGGAGAACCAATAGCTGAAAATCCTTGTGATTCTGATGTTTTCTCTCTAAGCCCTCTATCTCCCGACGTATACGGTCAAACTGGTCTAAAACTGCGGACTGATTGATATCATCCGTCTTTTCGATAAAACCAAACTCCCGTGAATAAATTGGAAAGAGCTCGTGATGAAACTGCAGCGTAGCCTCAAGATAATGCAGCTCGTACTCCAGAGACTTAATCGGCTGCTTGGACATCTTGTAGTGATAGGCGATTTCATTGAGCAGCTGAGCATGATAGAGAGAGTCTCCCAGCTGGTCTTCCATGCCTTGGGCAATCTGGTGATGCAGCATTCGCTTCTTGGCAAGTGACAAGCGCTCATAGGCGTAGATTCTCAAAAGCTCCTGACTGAACCGC
This window of the Streptococcus sanguinis genome carries:
- a CDS encoding HutD family protein yields the protein MTNVTLLRANDFQVSDWSGGKTKQLYLSPPTGHYSKRDFDYRLSTATVELAESQFSDLSGFHRILMSLDHTLHLHNASRQEETVLAPFTPYVFEGSDSITSRGTCTDFNLIYNDHYQGQMIAISNGQELSRDDEIQFIYALEDLTVTGTNLPALNLEAEQLLIVEKETQETELHIMFSSNQPKGTPLAIWAGLTHIPTK
- a CDS encoding APC family permease — translated: MDATKLTVQEQEQEKAKFSFSGATLYGINAVIGSGIFLLPQKIYKGLGPASLAVMLGTALLVILLAVCLAETAGYFNKNGGAFQYSKAAFGDFIGFNVGFLGWVVTGIAWSAMAAGFARLFVITFPAFTPYERLLSIALIILLSLMNIAGLKTSKIFTLTATVAKLIPIIAFAACAIFFIKGGVDKGNFTPFLQLEPGTNVMTAIANTAVYIFYGFIGFETMSIVAGEMRNPEKNVPRAILGSISIVSVLYMLIIAGTIAMLGSRILQTDASVQDAFVEMIGPAGAWIVSIGALISIAGLNIGESIMVPRFGAAIAEEGLLPKKIAETNAKNAPVVAILISGAFSIALLFSGKFEELATLSVVFRFFQYIPTALAVLKLRKMYPEKKVVFRVPFGPVIPILAVVVSLVMIVADNPMNVVYGVIGAAVASLVYFFMHGRKKVPTNPD
- the hutH gene encoding histidine ammonia-lyase, which codes for MSKLIHLDGNSLTLEDVIAVARHGATCEIVQEAKKAVEASRKIVDDIVREKRVVYGVTTGFGSLCNVSISPEDTTQLQENLIRTHSSGYGDPLPEDAVRAIMLIRINSLVKGYSGIRLSTVEKLLELLNKGVVPYIPEKGSLGASGDLAPLAHMVLPMLGLGRAYYQGELLSGQEALDKAGIEKIALAAKEGLALINGTTVLTGIGALATYDAIQLLKLSDVAGALSMEVHNGITSPFEEDLHTIRPQSGQLATARNIRNLLEGSGNTTVATQQRVQDPYTLRCIPQIHGASKDSIAYVKTKVEIEINSVTDNPIITKEGHVISGGNFHGEPMAQPFDFLGIAISEIGNVSERRVERLVNSQLSKLPSFLVKHPGLNSGFMITQYACASLASENKVLSHPASVDSIPSCENQEDFVSMGTTAARKAAEILKNSRRIVATEIMAACQALDLKPENHELGKGTKPAYDLFRQHVRFIEFDKDIEIYEELNKASELIENEEFLAAVEKAVDLSIQF
- the hutG gene encoding formimidoylglutamase, with translation MLEDYYQLDNSYYHKRLDDDLYAAKWGMVIEFLDLNDPNLRPFDGVNFALIGFKSDKGVYINHGRVGAVEGPQAIRTQLAKLPWHLGRNVRVFDVGDIDGPNRSLEQLQQSLARAVKRLRELNLRPIVLGGGHETAYGHYLGLKSSLGPDQDLAVINMDAHFDLRPYDQTGPNSGTGFRQMFDDTLAQKQAFNYLILGIQEHNNNLFLFDFVAKSKAIQFLTGMDIYQMGYKEVCKVVDTFLADKEQVYLTIDIDCFAAGAAPGVSAIQSLGVDPNLAVLVFQHIAASGKLIGFDIVEVSPPHDIDNHTANLAASFVFYLTQVWAQAHD